In one window of Camelina sativa cultivar DH55 chromosome 15, Cs, whole genome shotgun sequence DNA:
- the LOC109129126 gene encoding uncharacterized protein LOC109129126 — translation MTNCNPMPTPLPQTLEKLDVTPFSEPTYLRSLAGKLQYLTITRPDLQFTVNFICQRMHAPTNSEFTLLKRILRYVKGTLNLGMPIRKHNNPTLSAFCYSDYAGCKDTRRSTSGFCILLGSTLVSWSAKRQKTLSNSSTESEYRALSVVARELTWISSLLRDIGIPQYQPTRVFCDNLSAVYLSANPALHNWTKHFDKDFHYIRERVGLGLIETHHIPALLQLADIFTKPLPRPSFFDLRGKLGVSPPPVTSPPTFEGECRR, via the coding sequence ATGACGAACTGCAATCCAATGCCTACACCTCTACCTCAAACCTTGGAGAAACTCGATGTAACACCATTCTCTGAGCCTACATACCTTCGGAGTCTCGCAGGCAAGCTCCAATACCTGACAATAACAAGACCTGATCTTCAGTTTACAGTGAACTTCATCTGCCAACGGATGCACGCTCCAACCAATTCCGAATTCACTCTACTCAAAAGGATTCTCAGGTATGTCAAAGGCACCCTGAATCTTGGGATGCCAATAAGAAAGCACAACAATCCGACTCTCTCTGCATTTTGCTATAGTGACTATGCTGGTTGTAAAGACACACGAAGATCGACCTCAGGATTCTGTATCTTGCTCGGATCAACCCTCGTGTCCTGGTCTGCCAAAAGACAGAAAACACTCTCCAACTCCTCTACAGAGTCAGAGTATCGTGCTTTATCCGTCGTTGCTCGAGAACTCACATGGATATCTTCTCTACTGCGAGACATTGGAATTCCTCAATATCAACCTACTCGAGTCTTCTGTGACAACCTGTCTGCAGTGTACCTGTCCGCTAATCCTGCTCTGCATAATTGGACTAAACACTTTGACAAAGACTTTCACTACATCAGAGAACGTGTTGGTCTCGGCTTGATAGAAACACACCACATTCCTGCACTGCTTCAGCTTGCTGACATCTTCACGAAGCCATTACCACGTCCATCATTCTTTGACCTTCGAGGCAAACTTGGCGTGTCTCCTCCTCCGGTCACTTCCCCACCAACCTTTGAGGGAGAGTGTAGAAGATAA
- the LOC104747179 gene encoding UDP-glycosyltransferase 71B1-like, with amino-acid sequence MKIELVFIPSPGVGHIRSTTALAKLLVDNDDRLSVTLIVIPSQFADNASSSVYTKPEDRLRYCLLPAVDQDPNQTYISYIESKKPYVRAAVSELATDVSTRSDSQLAGIVVDMFCTSMLDVADELNLPTYIVYTSNASYLGLQFHVQSLYEDKELDVSELRDSDVKFDVPTLTRQFPANCLPSVMLTKKWFSYVLGRATSFRKTNGILVNSVAELEPQALKFFSGGNGNTNIPPVYTVGPIMDFKTNGEDGKRMEILRWLREQPTKSVVFLCFGSMGGFTDEQTREIAVALERSGHRFLWSLRRASPVVEDMIGSPPGEITNLEEILPKGFLDRTVEIGKIISWAPQVAVLESPAIGAFVTHCGWNSILESLWFGVPMAAWPIFGEQQFNAFHMVEELGFAAEVKKDYRRDFLVGEPEIVTAEEIERGIKCAMEQDSKMRKIVTEMKDKLHVALLDGGTSNCALKKFVQDVVENVP; translated from the coding sequence ATGAAAATCGAGCTTGTCTTCATACCATCTCCGGGCGTTGGCCATATCCGATCAACAACGGCGTTAGCGAAGCTTCTCGTAGACAACGACGACCGCCTCTCCGTCACTCTCATCGTCATCCCTTCACAATTCGCTGACAACGCTTCTTCCTCCGTCTACACTAAGCCCGAAGACCGTCTCCGCTACTGCCTCCTCCCCGCCGTTGATCAAGATCCGAACCAAACATACATATCTTACATTGAGAGCAAAAAACCATATGTAAGAGCCGCCGTGTCCGAACTCGCCACGGACGTTTCCACACGTTCAGACTCGCAGCTCGCTGGGATTGTAGTGGACATGTTCTGCACGTCGATGTTAGACGTGGCCGACGAGCTTAACCTCCCGACTTATATCGTCTACACGTCGAACGCTTCATATCTCGGGCTACAGTTTCATGTTCAATCTCTTTACGAAGACAAAGAACTCGACGTAAGTGAGCTTAGAGACTCTGATGTAAAGTTTGACGTTCCAACTCTGACTCGACAGTTTCCGGCGAACTGTTTGCCTTCAGTGATGCTAACCAAGAAATGGTTTTCTTACGTTTTGGGTCGAGCTACAAGTTTTAGAAAGACGAACGGTATTTTGGTGAACTCAGTGGCTGAGTTGGAACCTCAGGCGTTGAAGTTCTTTTCCGGCGGGAATGGGAATACAAATATTCCTCCGGTTTACACGGTTGGGCCCATTATGGACTTCAAAACCAACGGCGAAGATGGGAAGAGAATGGAGATTTTACGTTGGCTAAGAGAGCAACCGACAAAATCTGTAGTGTTCCTCTGCTTCGGGAGCATGGGAGGTTTCACTGACGAACAAACACGAGAAATAGCCGTGGCGCTAGAGCGGAGCGGCCATAGGTTCTTATGGTCCCTCCGTCGCGCTTCTCCCGTGGTGGAAGACATGATTGGTTCTCCTCCCGGAGAAATTACGAACTTAGAGGAGATTCTTCCAAAAGGTTTCTTGGATCGGACGGTGGAGATTGGAAAGATCATAAGCTGGGCACCACAAGTAGCTGTTCTTGAGAGCCCTGCGATAGGAGCGTTTGTAACacattgtggatggaactcgaTTCTTGAGAGTCTATGGTTCGGTGTTCCCATGGCTGCGTGGCCTATCTTTGGGGAACAACAGTTTAACGCGTTTCATATGGTGGAGGAGCTTGGTTTTGCGGCGGAGGTGAAGAAGGATTATCGGAGAGATTTTCTGGTGGGTGAGCCAGAGATTGTGACGGCTGAGGAGATTGAGAGAGGGATCAAGTGTGCGATGGAGCAGGATAGCAAGATGAGGAAGATAGTGACTGAGATGAAGGATAAACTCCACGTGGCGTTGCTGGACGGTGGAACTTCTAACTGTGCTCTTAAGAAGTTTGTTCAAGACGTGGTCGAAAATGTTCCATAG
- the LOC104747176 gene encoding GDSL esterase/lipase At4g10955-like gives MASDREEFNLCGPSHLTTVDWGNEDHQRCVAACLVQGIYIVERDRQLKREGSEALALPWWESFNFKLIRHLKDDADFSIFGGIYEYKSPQPESVESGAPRYVIAFRGTLTKADSITRDIELDIHIIRNGLHRTSRFEIAMQAVKSMADSVGASSFWLTGHSLGAAMALLAGKTMAKTGVYINSLLFNPPFVSPPIERIANEKVRHGIRFAGSLITAGLALSRTIKQAQQPQQQQLQLQNLSEDPLEALSSWLPNIHVNPGDHLCSEYIGFFEHRGTMEQIGYGAGIVERMAMQHSLGGLLMDAMGVSNAVEVEEPVHVIPSANLIVNKTNSEDYKEAHGIHQWWREDQDLSSHIYMYK, from the exons ATGGCTTCTGATAGAGAAGAGTTTAACTTGTGTGGACCTTCACATCTCACAACTGTTGATTG ggGAAATGAAGATCACCAGCGTTGTGTAGCAGCTTGTTTGgttcaaggtatatatatagtagagcgTGACCGTCAGCTTAAACGTGAAGGCTCTGAAGCACTTGCACTTCCATGGTGGGAGTCCTTCAACTTCAAGTTGATCCGTCACCTTAAAGACGATgctgatttctccatctttggCGGCATTTACGAATACAAATCGCCGCAACCAGAGTCCGTTGAATCTGGAGCTCCGCGGTATGTCATAGCCTTTAGAGGGACATTAACTAAAGCGGACTCGATAACCCGTGATATTGAGTTGGACATCCACATCATCCGCAACGGGCTACACCGAACATCTCGTTTTGAGATCGCCATGCAAGCTGTGAAAAGCATGGCTGATTCTGTTGGCGCTTCAAGCTTCTGGCTAACAGGACATTCTCTCGGTGCAGCGATGGCGCTTCTCGCTGGTAAAACAATGGCAAAGACTGGTGTTTACATCAATTCCTTGTTGTTCAATCCTCCATTTGTGTCTCCCCCAATTGAGAGGATAGCAAACGAAAAGGTTAGGCATGGGATTAGATTCGCGGGGAGCCTCATCACAGCAGGGCTTGCTCTGTCCAGAACCATCAAACAAGCACAGCAGCCGCAGCAACAGCAACTGCAACTACAAAACTTGTCTGAAGATCCACTAGAGGCATTATCTTCTTGGCTCCCTAACATACATGTAAATCCAGGGGACCATCTATGTTCAGAGTACATTGGTTTTTTTGAGCACCGGGGAACAATGGAACAGATTGGGTATGGAGCTGGGATAGTGGAGCGGATGGCGATGCAGCATTCTTTGGGAGGTTTGCTGATGGATGCCATGGGAGTGAGCAATGCAGTTGAAGTAGAAGAGCCGGTTCATGTCATCCCATCTGCAAATCTAATAGTAAACAAGACCAATTCCGAAGATTACAAGGAAGCACATGGGATACACCAATGGTGGAGGGAAGACCAAGATTTGAGTTCCCACATTTACATGTACAAATAG
- the LOC109129125 gene encoding ethylene receptor 2-like, with translation MGAFADYLVGSHGIWTYQDIEIVKVVADKVTVALDHAAVLEESHLMWEKLADQNRALQMAKRDALRASQARNTFQKTMSEGMRRPMHSILGLLSMIQDEKLSDEQKVIVDTMVKTGNVMSNLVGDSMDVSDGRFGVKFLVDAEKSLPDNVVGDEKRVFQVILHMVGSLVKPRKRQESSLLMFKVLKERRSLDRGDQRWAAWRSPASSADGDVYIRFEMNVEVDDLSSQSFVSVSSRDQDVGDMRFSGGYGLGQDLSFGVCKKVVQTIRKTFIKVKVIMECHPKIQECFPKSY, from the exons ATGGGTGCAT TTGCGGATTACCTAGTGGGCAGCCACGGGATTTGGACTTATCAGGATATTGAGATTGTTAAAGTTGTGGCTGATAAAGTAACAGTTGCGTTAGATCATGCAGCGGTTCTTGAAGAGTCTCATCTCATGTGGGAGAAGCTAGCGGATCAGAACAGGGCATTGCAGATGGCTAAAAGGGACGCGCTGAGGGCAAGCCAAGCGAGGAACACGTTTCAGAAGACAATGAGCGAAGGGATGAGACGTCCGATGCATTCGATACTCGGACTACTGTCGATGATTCAGGACGAGAAGTTGAGTGATGAGCAGAAGGTTATTGTTGACACGATGGTGAAAACGGGGAATGTGATGTCGAACTTGGTTGGGGACTCGATGGATGTGTCTGATGGTAGATTTG GGGTCAAGTTCTTGGTTGACGCGGAGAAGTCTTTGCCGGATAATGTAGTAGGAGACGAGAAAAGGGTCTTTCAAGTGATACTTCATATGGTTGGTAGTTTAGTAAAGCCTAGAAAACGTCAAGAAAGTTCTTTATTGATGTTTAaggttttgaaagaaagaagaagcttggACAGGGGTGATCAAAGATGGGCTGCGTGGAGATCACCGGCCTCTTCAGCAGATGGAGATGTGTATATAAGATTTGAAATGAATGTAGAGGTTGATGATTTGAGTTCtcaatcttttgtttctgtttcatcAAGAGATCAAGATGTTGGTGATATGAGATTCTCCGGTGGCTATGGGTTAGGACAAGATCTAAGCTTTGGTGTTTGTAAGAAAGTGGTGCAG ACAATTAGGAAGACCTTCATAAAAGTCAAGGTCATTATGGAATGCCAtcctaaaattcaagaatgTTTTCCTAAAAGCTATtaa
- the LOC104747177 gene encoding uncharacterized protein LOC104747177: MAAKFHISSQITSSFSHKTNESSTSSSSSYSSFRVLPKFLCSPSPLGVQQFKLHAKLGGGDGEVKPKDKKKFITKEEEPEQYWQSVGEREGENPMKTPLPYIIIFGMSTPFVILAIAFANGWIKVPIR, from the exons ATGGCAGCCAAATTCCACATTTCCTCTCAAATCACTTCTTCCTTTAGCCACAAAACTAATGAGTCctcaacttcatcatcttcttcatattcATCGTTCCGTGTTTTGCCTAAGTTCCTCTGTTCACCATCTCCATTAGGGGTTCAACAGTTCAAGCTTCACGCCAAATTAG gtggaggagatggagaagtGAAGCCTAAAGACAAGAAGAAGTTCATAACCAAAGAGGAAGAACCAGAACA GTATTGGCAAAGCGTTGgtgaaagagaaggagaaaatcCGATGAAGACGCCTCTTCCTTACATTATCATCTTCGGTATGTCAACTCCATTCGTCATCTTAGCTATTGCTTTCGCTAATGGCTGGATCAAAGTTCCTATTCGTTga
- the LOC104747175 gene encoding uncharacterized protein LOC104747175: MEAYREEALRVKQIAERRFVEKDFTGARSYALKARSLFPDLEGLSQMIATFEVYLASQCRSGGQIDYYAVLGLKPSAGKREVKKQYKKMAVLLHPDKNKCIGADGAFHLISEAWGFLSNEFNKSTFYYKRKKHIDSTVVQKHSTEYMPGTGTGTGTAVFDRFPPSSERLDTFWTVCTSCKVQYEYLRKYVNKRLSCKNCRGAFIAVETGPAPVSASFHYTTPTHAPPSHVPPSHAPPSHAPPSNGYGTHGYDAISRMPTNSTYFLGHYPGQGHGYDYGTNGSYEWSSYSGTTSPGNLDLKRVSSVSNGYPYKHSTSVVSAGIKKAIDGSNGTCSMKSSSGSLIYPNPPSVSAHGSAIKVGRPGKKSKVFLEATANGFVENPLKPVSVSKTMNTDGKMDQDYKLHLQSYGSSRRCSAASVLDTRKPLLQKAKADIKKRLEIMRLASEAAAAAEDAIPLDEKTVVSCKLGDVTGRKNNGPITVPDSDFHDFDKNRSEESFEPRQIWAIYDEDDGMPRLYCVVKEVLSVQPFKIDIAYLSSKTDIEFGSMKWVQYGFTKSCGHFRIRNSDIVDQVNIFSHLLKGKKTGRGGCVRIFPTTGEIWAVYKNWSLNWDGSTPDEVRHQYEMVEILDEYTEQYGVCIAPLVKLEGYKTVYHRSTKENSKKWIPRCEMLRFSHQVPSWFLKDATSGFPGNCWDLDPAAIPEELLHI; the protein is encoded by the coding sequence ATGGAAGCTTACAGAGAGGAAGCCCTCAGAGTGAAACAGATCGCTGAGAGAAGATTTGTGGAAAAAGATTTCACAGGCGCTAGGAGTTATGCGTTGAAAGCTAGGTCTTTGTTTCCTGATTTGGAAGGTTTATCTCAGATGATTGCTACGTTTGAAGTTTATTTAGCTTCTCAGTGTAGGAGTGGTGGTCAAATTGATTATTATGCTGTACTTGGACTGAAACCGTCGGCTGGGAAAAGAGAAGTGAAGAAACAGTACAAGAAGATGGCTGTATTGCTTCATCCCGACAAGAACAAATGCATTGGGGCTGATGGTGCATTCCATCTCATTTCTGAAGCCTGGGGTTTCTTGTCCAATGAGTTTAATAAAAGCACGTTTtactacaaaagaaagaagcataTCGACTCCACAGTGGTTCAGAAGCACAGCACAGAGTACATGCCTGGGACTGGGACTGGGACTGGGACTGCAGTATTTGATCGGTTTCCACCATCTTCAGAAAGGCTTGATACTTTCTGGACTGTATGCACCTCTTGCAAAGTTCAGTATGAGTACCTGAGGAAGTATGTGAATAAGAGGCTTTCATGTAAGAACTGTCGTGGAGCATTTATTGCTGTAGAAACTGGTCCAGCTCCTGTTAGTGCGTCATTTCATTACACGACTCCAACTCATGCGCCTCCATCTCATGTGCCTCCATCGCATGCGCCTCCATCTCATGCGCCTCCAAGTAATGGTTATGGCACACATGGTTATGATGCTATTTCACGCATGCCCACCAATTCAACGTATTTCTTAGGCCACTATCCTGGGCAAGGACATGGATATGATTATGGTACCAATGGTTCATATGAATGGAGCTCATACTCTGGAACAACCTCCCCAGGGAATCTGGATTTGAAGCGTGTGTCCTCAGTGTCCAATGGGTATCCTTATAAGCACAGCACCTCAGTAGTCAGTGCGGGGATAAAGAAAGCCATAGACGGTTCTAATGGGACATGTTCGATGAAAAGCTCATCTGGAAGTCTGATATATCCTAATCCGCCCAGCGTGTCTGCTCACGGGTCTGCAATTAAGGTCGGCAGACCTGGGAAGAAGAGCAAAGTTTTCCTGGAAGCTACTGCTAATGGATTTGTTGAGAACCCTCTGAAACCTGTTTCAGTATCAAAGACAATGAATACGGATGGCAAAATGGATCAGGATTACAAACTTCATCTCCAAAGTTATGGCTCATCCCGACGGTGTTCTGCTGCATCAGTATTGGATACACGGAAGCCCTTACTTCAAAAGGCCAAGGCAGACATTAAGAAAAGATTGGAGATCATGAGGTTAGCTTCAGAAGCAGCAGCGGCTGCAGAGGATGCGATACCCCTTGATGAAAAAACTGTTGTCTCCTGTAAGTTGGGAGATGTTACAGGACGCAAAAATAACGGGCCAATAACAGTCCCAGACTCTGATTTCcatgattttgataaaaacagATCGGAGGAATCCTTTGAGCCAAGGCAAATTTGGGCAAtttatgatgaagatgatggtatgCCACGCCTATATTGTGTGGTTAAGGAAGTACTCTCGGTTCAACCCTTTAAGATTGACATTGCCTACTTAAGCTCCAAAACGGACATCGAGTTTGGGTCAATGAAATGGGTACAATACGGGTTTACAAAGTCGTGTGGGCATTTCAGGATACGAAACTCTGACATAGTTGACCAAGTTAACATCTTTTCGCATCTTTTGAAAGGCAAGAAGACAGGGAGAGGTGGTTGTGTTCGAATCTTCCCCACAACTGGGGAGATTTGGGCTGTCTACAAGAACTGGTCACTTAACTGGGACGGATCAACCCCGGATGAAGTGAGGCACCAATATGAAATGGTCGAGATCCTTGATGAGTATACTGAACAGTATGGTGTGTGCATTGCCCCTCTTGTTAAACTAGAGGGCTACAAAACCGTATATCACAGGAGCACGAAGGAAAACAGTAAGAAGTGGATACCGAGGTGCGAGATGTTGCGGTTCTCGCACCAAGTGCCGTCCTGGTTTCTTAAAGATGCAACCAGCGGATTTCCCGGAAACTGTTGGGACTTAGATCCAGCTGCAATCCCCGAGGAGCTGCTTCACATCTGA